TTTCATGTCATTTGTGACGGGATTATATTTTGGTAAGATAATAATCAAGTTAAAGAATTACTCAGAATTATCCGGATGGTTTGCCATGTTCCTGGGCTTTGTTATATTAAGTACATCACACTCAGTAATTTTTCTTTTTATAGCAGTATTAGTTATGGGCTTCGCCTTTGCAATTTTATTCCCATTATTTCTTATTGATACTACAAAATGTGCACCTAAATATGCTAATGCATTTGCTTTAAGTATTGTTGGTAGTTTTGGTCTTTTAGGGCAGTTTTTATCTCCTATAATTGTAAATGTCATTGGAAATATTATAGGGATCTCTTCAGTAAGGTTTTCGTTTCAGTTTTCAGCTATTGCTTGTATTATAGTTATAGTGACGTTGTATTTCTCAAATATACGCTACAGTTCAATTAGTAAATAATCCTGACTTGCAATTGGACTGTTACTATTTTAAAATTCCAAATATATGTTGCTATCAGTTGCCTAAGTAATTAGAATTAAAAAGTAGAGTGTTGCAGCACTCTACTTTTTATTAATATTAACTATATTCAATCATTTATTTTCAAAGAAAGAAGCCGATAACGGTTGTCTTTCTGTAAATCTTTTAAAGCTATGCTTAGGATATCCTACCATTACAACTCCTGTTATTTTCTTTTTTTCAGGAATGTTAAAAACCTTGTACATTGGCGAATTATCACTTCGTGCACAAATTTCAAATATTCCTGCCCAGCATGATCCAAGTCCAAGGGATGGAGCAAATAATTCAAGATACGACAATGAGAGCATTGAATTTTCTCTACCATTACGAAAATCTTCATCAGCCATAGTTAAAATTATACTAGGCGCATCTCTTAGGATAGTATCAACCTTATTATTCCTATAACCACTAATCATTCCTGCCAATGCCTTACTCAACATTTCATTATTCTCAAACCAGTTAATGCATTCTTCAACTGCTAATTCAATTGTTTTTTTATCATCTACTATTAAATACGATATCCCTTGTGAATTACTTGCAGTTGGAGCTAAGTGGGCAACTTCAACAAGCTCCAATAATTTTTCTCTTTCCACTTCTATATTCTTATATGAACGAATAGATCGTCGTGATCTAATAAAATTCTTTGCTTCTTCCGAATTTAATTTTTTGATTTCTCCTATCTCACTTTGCATAGCTAATGGCGACTTCTTATTATCTATAGCTTCTTTTGGGCATATTGCTACACAATGTCCACATTCTAAGCATGCATTTGGATTGACTTCTTTTGGACCAGTAGCTTCTAGTTTTAGTACTCCTGTTGGACATTCCGCCACACACATTCCACATTTTATACATTTTTCTTCATTAACTGTTATTAAACTCATTTTCATTCACTCCTCATTAATTTTTCACTTTGATTAGATACAAGTACACTTAATTTTTAATTGATTTATTATAAAGCTCTTACATAAAGGTATCACATGTGATTATCACCTCCCTTAGCTCATATTTATATCTTTTGAGAATGACCATTCTAATTAATGCAAAAAAATTATCAATTTTAATGGAGATTTTACTTTTCTATAAAGCAAAACAGTTTAGAGAATTTTAAATATTTTGAGAACGTTCATTCTAATTGGTGTAAAATTTTATTTATCTAATAAATCCAAGAAAAAATCCGCTATACGATGCAATTTTTCTTTACTCGCGGACATTCTTAGCTGTACACGAATTCCATGCAAGGTATTTTGAAAAACTTCTGATAGAACATGAGAATCATAATTACATGAAATTTCCCCTGTTTGTTGTCCTTTTCGAACAATATCAGCAATAAGCTGTTCTGTTTCCTTAAATATTATTTCTATTTTTTCTTCAACCTCTTTATCCCTAAGAGCCATCTCAGTTGCTGAATTTACAATTAAGCAACCCCATTGTTTATCTTCATATCCTTCGATTATAAAATCAAAGATAAATTGTATAGCTTGTTTTGCTGTTTCAGCATGTAAAATTCCAGCCTTTATTTTGTTTTTAATTAATTCTTCATAAAAATCCATGGCTTTTAAAAATAATGTATGCTTATCCCCGAAGGCATCATATAAGCTTCTACGATGGATTCCCATATGCTCTACCAAATCATTCATAGATGTCTTTTCGTAGCCTTGTCTCCAAAATAATTCCATTGCTTTCTCAAGAACTACTTTCTCATCAAATTCTCTACTTCGTCCCATTTAGATTCCTCCTTAGTAATATTAATACTATCATTTTGAGAACGATCGGTCAAGAATAGTTTGTACTAAGGGTGGTCATCTAACTGTAAGCAAATAGGAAAAATAAAAGCGTACCTATTGGCATAGCTAATAGATACGCTTTTCTATGTAAGGTTCTTTAATGTGTCTTTCAATTCTTCTTTTCTAAATTTTTTCTCTAATTATAGGCATACTCATGCATCTTGGGCCTCCACGACCTCTAGATAATTCATAGGATTCAAACTCTAACACTTCAATATTGTTTTTTCTTAAAGCTTCGTTAGTTACATGATTGCGATTATAACAAATTACTTTGCCAGGTGCTACAGCAAGTGTATTACTTCCATCATTCCATTGTTCTCTGCTTGCTGCAATAAAATCCCCATTACCACACCTTATTAGATTTACTGCTGGTAGGTTTAGATGTCTTTTCAATATACTTGATAACTCTTCATGTTCATACTTTATTTTGATTTCATCATTTTTTCCTTTATGAATGCTATATACATCTAAAGGTTCCTCAATACCGGGATATATAGTAAACTGATCATAATCCACCATAGTAAATACCGTATCTAAATGCATATATGCTCTAGTTTTAGGGATATCAAAAGCTAAAACCGTTTCAAAAGGTTCCTCTGAACTTAACAGTCTATGTGCTAACCTTTCTATTGCAATTGATTCTGTTCTATCACTTATTCCAATAGCTAAAACTTTATCAGAAAGAACTAGAATATCTCCACCCTCAATTGGATGAGTTTTGTTTCTGTTGTACCACCTTGGCGTATCCTTGAACCTAGGATGATTATCAAATATATATTTTGCAAATATAGTTTCTCTATTTCTTGTCACATTGGCCATAACATTTAGTGAAATACCCGACCCAATAGATGCGAAAGGATCCCTTTGAAAATACATATTAGGAATAGGATCCAGATAAAAAGGATACGGATTCTTAACCATATCTCCCAAGGACTTTGGTTTAATATCACTAAGCTCTTCTTTTCTAACACCAGCTATACATTTTCTTATTAGTTCCTTTGGTGAACAGTGGACAAATAGCTCCATGAGAGCTTCCTGAAACCCTTGAGTAACTATTTTCCCCTCTTCCATAAATTCTTTTAGAAATTCATCCCTAACCTTAGTATCCTCTAAAATATCTGCCATAAGATCAGTAAGATATAGAACTTCTACACCTTCATTGCGTAAAATATCTGCAAATTGATTATGTTCTTTTTCTGCCTGTTTTAAAAAAACAATTTCATCAAATAATAATCTTCTTAAATAATCCGGAACTATATTCTCAACCTCTTCTCCAGGGCAATGAAGAAGTACACACTTTAGATTTCCTATTTCACTATAAACAGAAATATTAGAATTAGAAACCACGAAATTCATCCCTCCTTTAGTAATCTAATCCTTAGTGTTCCATTTTTCTTTAATATTATGTTTTGAGAAGGGTTAACTCACAATATTCGAATCCTATTATTCAAGTCTCACATTATTTTTCATAAATTCCATTGAAAATAATTTAAATTTAACCATTATATGTAAAGTCACATGGTTATTCACCGATATAATTATTAAGACTCTATATATTTTTGAATAAAACTATTCTGGGATTCTACTATTCCCTTTTATTTACTGTAGTTTTAACAATAGAAATATACTTGGGCATAAGCCCTTGGCATAGAGAAAATAGTTTATATTAATGATTTGAGGTGTAAAGTCATGTACGTTAATAATATTAATTCCGTAAATTCAATAGCTATAATTCCTAATTCATATAGCAGTGAAGGCAACGTAGTAGAAGCTGCTTCTAATGACATAGTACAAGTTAACAGCGATGCTATTGAATTTAGCTTAAATTATTCCAAGCCAGTGTTATCAACCCTAGATGATATTAAGAACACATTTAGTAAAACTAATTGGATAGATTTAGCGGACAACTCATCTATTTCAGATTATACAGTAAAGTATGGAGACATTTTACATGACATAATGTCAAATCCCGAATTTGATGATAAACAAATAGAAAGTTTAACTAAAGTTTTAGACTCTTCTTTTAATGACTATGCTGAAAATATAGCAGAGAAACTATCAAAAAACATTTCAACTTTTTTTAATCTGCCATACAATGCAGAGCAAATATATACTGCCCAGGGTACTGATATGGGCATAACAGGTGAAAAAATTATTAATAAAGATGAATTGAAGGAAAATATTTATAATATGCTTTCTGCATCAAAAATCTTTTATAGAAATAACTCAGATGGAACAAAAGATGAACTTGAACAATTTCTTAATGACAAGTTTTCCGAAACTCAAAATATTAATAAGCTAAGCTATAAAGACTTTACAGCATTAGGTAATACATTGAGTGCTTATTATAAAGCTGATAGAGCTGCATATTACGATACTAATTATAACAGTCCTTCTAGAAGGTTGGATTTAATGAATACTGCTTTAAGCAGTTTAAAGACCTCAAGTGCATCACAAACATTAGTGAATGCATTTGAAAAAACAACGCAGCAAAATAACAACTATTTCATCAGGATGAATGCATATAGAGAAGTAAGAATTGGGTTTGAAAACAACTTTGATAATCTTATTAATGATTATATAAAATATTCAACTAAGTTAGATACTCTAAAAGAGCGTAGGAAAGAGATTATTGAAGAGCACGAAAAGGAGATACAAAAATTCGAAGAAAAATTTAGGAAGCAGATGCTTCAACTTATGCTTCTAGGTCTATCAAATGGTCAAGAGCAAATCCAAAACATGCAAAAACTACATGAAAACAAGCTCAATAATCTTTCTAAACAAGAAGTAGAAATTGAAAACAGGCTAAAAAGCATTGGCGAAAATCTAAGAAAGAATTCGGAGGAATACTCTAAATTCCTGAAGTCTCCAGCTTCCTACATTGATAGCTATTTAAATAATTCTGAATCAAATGGCCAGAATTTAGAGAAAGATAGTAAAAACAATAAATAAAAATCTAATATAAAGACTCTAGCAGCTTTTGCTAGAGTCTTTAACTTTGTCATAATGAGTTGAATTGAACTTACTGTAGCCGCTTACCCCCTCTTCATTTTCAAATTCATTATTTACTTCTTCGCTATACAAAAAAGACATCTTATTCTTCTATACATTTTAGCTTTTAAATCTATTATCTCCGTACATTTTCTTCTTATCATTAACCCCTCAATATATTAGACACTGTACTTTGACTTATTCCTAGATATGTAGCTATGTCATCTTGAATAAGTCCTTTAGTATGCCTAAGATATTTTACTAATTCATCCCTTTGTTCTGTAGTATAATATAATGGAATATTAATGTATTCGTTACTTATAACTCCATTCGGTGCAACTATCTTTATAAATATCTTACCATCAACAGTTCTTACCTTCATAAACTTTTCTCCTGTTGAATGCTTTATCCCCATATTAAAGCTTTCTATTTGATTTTCACTTAAAAATGGTTTTTTATTTATAAAATTTTCTGTTATTTCTGGAAACATATTACTTACCTCTTATATATTAACTTATTAAATTAATATCAAAATAATATTAATCTGATAAGTATTCTTTCCATAGTAATTCTGCCTTATTCATATACCATTATTTAAATCTAATATCTACAATACTTCTTAATGAAACAAAGAAGGCACACCCTTTAAAGCTATTCCTTCTTTGTTACTTAGATATCTTGTTAAGTTATTATCTAAATTAACCTTAATTTAAAACTTATACTAGGATTTTTCCTCTCCTTAGCTTCATAATATCATATTCGATTATTCATTTCAGTATCCAATGTTTATTTAGCCCCATTGTTTTTATATATCAACATCTAAATATAATGTATTTATTCCAATATTTTTTAACATAAAAGAAGAAGGTGTACCCTCTATAGTTACGCCTTCTTCTTTATCAAGATAATCAATTAACTTATCCTTAATATTTAATTTTATTGAACCAATTTCACTTAATTTATTAATTGTTATTTCTGATATTATCATATGAAATGATTTCTTCTGCTGTTGTCTTTTAATATTACCACTTATTAAAACTTTACTAAAGTTCTCCATGATACTTTTAATAAACTCACATGATATTTTCTAGCTAACATCATCTGATAAGGTAACTATTAATGGAACTTTCTGTTCTTCAAGATCTTTAACCTTGTTACTTAATTCTTCTTATCTAGTTTATATTTGCTTAATTATTCATAAACTAAAAAAGTACCAACATTATGGCTACAAGTACTCTTAATTAATTAATTAATTAATTATTTATACATTACTTATGATACACTATTCTAACTAGTAAAACTTCCCTAAATTAACTTATGCTTATGCTTATACTTAACAAAAATTGCACTCACTTATGGTACGATTCTCCATATCAGTAGTAAGTGAGGTTTTTGCATTATTTTAAAATTAAGATTATGTTTTTTGGTCTTGATATAGAAGTCAAAAGCAAAGAAAAAGTGCCACTCCTGCAAGAGTAGCACTAAGTTTTTCTTGTTTATATACTATCAAATCTTTATAAAAAATAAACATTTATGTTTTTAAATTAAAATGCTTATATAAATACTGGTCGGCATACTAACGCCAATTCCCTTATTTTTTTCTTTGAAATTAATTATTTAAGGTCGGATATGCTTTACTAATCCCACTTCTTTGAATTTTCTTTATAAGCTTATTATAAAGAAAACTTATTAAAAGTAGTACACCAAAATATAGTGATAAAGAAATAAGCTTGTTATCAAAAATTCTAAGTAAGCTATATTTCCACATAAGAACCCCTTCAAATAGATATATTTCATAAGATATTGAACCAATAAACTGAAGAAACCTGGATACAAAATTATAATATCTTAGCAAAACAATTAGTATAATCAGGAGCAATGAAAATGAAGTATTCGTTAATATATATAACTTTAAACTTAAGGTTATATATTTGCTAAGAATAATAAATAAGAAGAAAAAAACAACTGCAAATAGTAAAAATAAATATACTATATTCTTTTTATAAAAGTAATCTTTTATTTTCTCTGAATATAATGCTAATAATACTCCAATTGGAAAAGAAAATGCACTAAGCTGCCAATTATATGATAAGTCAAGTAAATACCCACTAAAATGACCTCGATAAATTAAATAAGAAAAACAAAATAATAATAAAACCCTAATATAATTCTTGAGCGGAAGCCTAAATGTTATATAAAATATTATATAGCAAAACAAAATCATTGATATATACCACATCGATGCATCAATACTTCTTCTACCATCAATGCCCATTAATACTAGAATGATAGTTTTGGGAGAATAGCTTTTATGAAAATATAACCAATCAATTATAATCCAAACTAAAGTAACAACAGAGTAAGGTATTAAAATTGATGTAATCCTTCCAATTAATGTTCGAAAACTTATTCCATTACTTAAATAGGATTTTGTTATACCAAAACCAGATAATATTAAAAATAATGCTACCCCCCATGCTCCGGCATAAATTAGATTAGGAACAATAAAAATATGTTTATCAATAGACATATGTCCAAGAATAACAAGGATAATAGCTATACCCTTTAATTCCTTCGTGCACAGTTTATCAAGTGCTATACTTTTCTCAATAGCTTGTCCTGTTCTTTTAAATGACAATAATGCTATTCCGATTAATACTAATAATATGGCCATTCTGTCTAATTTCCCCCACTTCTATACATGTATTTAGGACTAAGGTTCTTCAAGTTCTCTTACAGATATGCCTTTAGTCCTATATATTATATCACATAGCTTTTTCCTAGCACATAATTCTTCATAATCATGGTATAATTCTAAAACATACTCCTTTTATACATCATTTTAAATTTAAGATTAAAATTCTTTGTCTTGATATAGAAGTCAAACGCAAAGAAAAAAGTGCCCACCTACAAAGAGTTGCACTTTTTCTTAATTAATATTAACTATATTAAAACCTTGTTTTCTACTCTCTTCAATAAAGTTTTCTCCATCAATATGAATACAATAAACTTGATTTCTATATTCTTTAGGTACTAATTCACATAACCTTCTTAATGATGTATGAACATTGTCTTTTGAATCATCTAAACATGTATCATGATATACTAAATTTCCATCCTTTAAAAAATCAACTATATCAATATTAGTCTCATAGGCGTCTCCACTATAAAATATATTATTTCCTATATCAAACTTTAAAGTATAAGAGTAAGAATTAAGAGCTTTCACGTGTTTCGCCAACCTTGAATTTATACTTAAACTTAATGATTCAATTCTATTATGAGAATCTACCACCATAAAACTCTCATTTTCCTTTAAGCCTAGTAACTCTAAAAATAATTTCATTCTTTCTTTTTCACTAAAATACACTTTTGATATTATTTTATATTTCCAATAACAAAATCCAACAAACCCGCCTAATGACCCAATATGATCTGAATGCATATGCGTTATTAA
This sequence is a window from Clostridium sp. 'White wine YQ'. Protein-coding genes within it:
- a CDS encoding nitroreductase family protein, whose protein sequence is MSLITVNEEKCIKCGMCVAECPTGVLKLEATGPKEVNPNACLECGHCVAICPKEAIDNKKSPLAMQSEIGEIKKLNSEEAKNFIRSRRSIRSYKNIEVEREKLLELVEVAHLAPTASNSQGISYLIVDDKKTIELAVEECINWFENNEMLSKALAGMISGYRNNKVDTILRDAPSIILTMADEDFRNGRENSMLSLSYLELFAPSLGLGSCWAGIFEICARSDNSPMYKVFNIPEKKKITGVVMVGYPKHSFKRFTERQPLSASFFENK
- a CDS encoding TetR/AcrR family transcriptional regulator; translation: MGRSREFDEKVVLEKAMELFWRQGYEKTSMNDLVEHMGIHRRSLYDAFGDKHTLFLKAMDFYEELIKNKIKAGILHAETAKQAIQFIFDFIIEGYEDKQWGCLIVNSATEMALRDKEVEEKIEIIFKETEQLIADIVRKGQQTGEISCNYDSHVLSEVFQNTLHGIRVQLRMSASKEKLHRIADFFLDLLDK
- the arcA gene encoding arginine deiminase, with translation MNFVVSNSNISVYSEIGNLKCVLLHCPGEEVENIVPDYLRRLLFDEIVFLKQAEKEHNQFADILRNEGVEVLYLTDLMADILEDTKVRDEFLKEFMEEGKIVTQGFQEALMELFVHCSPKELIRKCIAGVRKEELSDIKPKSLGDMVKNPYPFYLDPIPNMYFQRDPFASIGSGISLNVMANVTRNRETIFAKYIFDNHPRFKDTPRWYNRNKTHPIEGGDILVLSDKVLAIGISDRTESIAIERLAHRLLSSEEPFETVLAFDIPKTRAYMHLDTVFTMVDYDQFTIYPGIEEPLDVYSIHKGKNDEIKIKYEHEELSSILKRHLNLPAVNLIRCGNGDFIAASREQWNDGSNTLAVAPGKVICYNRNHVTNEALRKNNIEVLEFESYELSRGRGGPRCMSMPIIREKI
- a CDS encoding helix-turn-helix domain-containing protein, encoding MFPEITENFINKKPFLSENQIESFNMGIKHSTGEKFMKVRTVDGKIFIKIVAPNGVISNEYINIPLYYTTEQRDELVKYLRHTKGLIQDDIATYLGISQSTVSNILRG
- a CDS encoding acyltransferase family protein, producing the protein MAILLVLIGIALLSFKRTGQAIEKSIALDKLCTKELKGIAIILVILGHMSIDKHIFIVPNLIYAGAWGVALFLILSGFGITKSYLSNGISFRTLIGRITSILIPYSVVTLVWIIIDWLYFHKSYSPKTIILVLMGIDGRRSIDASMWYISMILFCYIIFYITFRLPLKNYIRVLLLFCFSYLIYRGHFSGYLLDLSYNWQLSAFSFPIGVLLALYSEKIKDYFYKKNIVYLFLLFAVVFFFLFIILSKYITLSLKLYILTNTSFSLLLIILIVLLRYYNFVSRFLQFIGSISYEIYLFEGVLMWKYSLLRIFDNKLISLSLYFGVLLLISFLYNKLIKKIQRSGISKAYPTLNN
- a CDS encoding MBL fold metallo-hydrolase yields the protein MNALKFLGRGSGYHSIEANTSAYIKENKTLLLIDCGETVFKKILEKNLMDGVEEVHILITHMHSDHIGSLGGFVGFCYWKYKIISKVYFSEKERMKLFLELLGLKENESFMVVDSHNRIESLSLSINSRLAKHVKALNSYSYTLKFDIGNNIFYSGDAYETNIDIVDFLKDGNLVYHDTCLDDSKDNVHTSLRRLCELVPKEYRNQVYCIHIDGENFIEESRKQGFNIVNIN